In Brucella melitensis bv. 1 str. 16M, a genomic segment contains:
- a CDS encoding ABC transporter ATP-binding protein, with protein sequence MKAVYSLFERWVDPFHDPDSLRPPSTTLAFLWHYARQAKWPIAASLVIGGLLPLVEAGLFYFTGRLVDILDEAGRNNVERSWSTLFHVAGPELLFMGITVLVIRLVVTATSTLLEDQTLSPGFYNMIRWQANAYVQRQSYAFFQNDFAGRIATKVWQAGQAAGDLIESFIQVVWFMVIYSITTLFLVGRLDWRLAAAVILWVIAFGFIARRYLPRIRKEAEASAEAGSMINGRIVDSYSNIQTIKLNTADDDERYMRDGFTRYLAAILPFMRSLTGVRIALTALSGLMIVTVAAIAIDLWTRNAITVGQVSFTLGLVLRLNMLFGRLMMQLNGMLRQLGLIENSMQLVSAPLGLEDRRNAKSLKVTEAGIEIRHVTFHYGKGAGVLDNINLTVRGGERVGLVGHSGAGKSTLINLILRLYDVEQGAILVDGQDIRDVTQASLRKAFAVVSQETALLHRSLRDNIMLARDDATEAELVQAAQQAEADGFIANLEDFQGRRSFDAFVGERGVKLSGGQRQRIAIARAILKDAPILILDEATSALDSQVEASIQENLKQLMEGKTVIAIAHRLSTIATLDRLVVMDGGRIVEEGTHEALIARGGIYAGLWARQSGGFLGQDAKN encoded by the coding sequence ATGAAAGCGGTTTATAGTCTGTTCGAGCGATGGGTCGATCCCTTCCATGATCCGGACAGTCTGAGGCCACCTTCAACCACACTTGCCTTTCTCTGGCACTATGCCCGCCAGGCCAAATGGCCGATTGCGGCCTCGCTTGTTATCGGAGGCTTGCTGCCGCTGGTCGAGGCGGGGCTGTTCTATTTTACCGGCAGGCTGGTCGATATTCTGGACGAGGCGGGAAGGAATAATGTCGAACGCAGCTGGTCCACGCTTTTCCATGTGGCGGGGCCGGAACTTCTTTTCATGGGCATTACGGTTCTGGTAATCCGCCTTGTCGTCACGGCGACTAGCACGCTTCTGGAGGATCAGACCCTTTCGCCGGGCTTCTACAACATGATCCGCTGGCAGGCGAACGCCTATGTGCAGCGGCAATCCTATGCATTTTTCCAGAACGATTTTGCGGGCCGGATCGCCACCAAGGTCTGGCAGGCGGGGCAGGCTGCGGGCGACCTTATCGAAAGCTTCATTCAGGTCGTCTGGTTCATGGTGATCTACAGCATCACCACGCTCTTTCTTGTCGGGCGGCTGGATTGGCGTCTGGCGGCTGCGGTCATTCTCTGGGTTATCGCCTTTGGCTTTATTGCCCGGCGTTATCTGCCACGCATTCGCAAGGAGGCGGAAGCCTCGGCAGAGGCTGGCTCCATGATCAACGGGCGCATCGTGGACAGCTATTCCAACATCCAGACCATAAAGCTCAATACGGCGGATGATGACGAGCGTTATATGCGCGATGGGTTCACGCGCTATCTTGCCGCCATCCTGCCATTCATGCGTTCGCTCACGGGTGTACGTATTGCGCTTACGGCGCTTTCCGGCCTGATGATCGTGACGGTTGCGGCCATTGCCATTGATCTGTGGACCCGCAATGCGATCACTGTCGGGCAGGTTTCGTTCACGCTTGGTCTTGTGCTGCGCCTCAATATGCTGTTTGGCCGGTTGATGATGCAGCTGAACGGCATGTTGCGCCAACTGGGCCTGATCGAGAACTCCATGCAGCTTGTTTCCGCACCGCTGGGCCTTGAAGATCGCCGGAATGCGAAGTCCCTCAAGGTGACGGAGGCGGGCATCGAAATCCGTCATGTCACCTTCCATTATGGCAAGGGCGCCGGCGTTCTCGATAATATCAATCTTACCGTGCGTGGCGGCGAAAGGGTGGGGCTGGTGGGCCATTCCGGTGCGGGCAAATCAACGCTCATCAACCTTATCCTGCGCCTTTACGATGTGGAGCAGGGTGCCATTCTTGTCGATGGGCAGGATATCCGCGATGTCACGCAGGCATCTTTGCGCAAGGCTTTTGCGGTCGTCAGCCAGGAAACCGCGCTGCTGCATCGCTCGCTGCGCGACAATATCATGCTGGCGCGCGATGATGCGACGGAAGCGGAGTTGGTGCAGGCCGCACAACAGGCGGAAGCCGACGGGTTTATCGCCAATCTGGAAGACTTTCAGGGGCGGCGCTCCTTCGACGCCTTCGTCGGCGAGCGCGGTGTGAAACTGTCTGGCGGGCAGCGTCAGCGCATCGCAATCGCGCGGGCCATCCTAAAAGACGCGCCGATCCTCATTCTCGACGAAGCAACCTCGGCACTCGATTCGCAGGTGGAGGCTTCCATCCAGGAAAATCTCAAACAGCTTATGGAAGGCAAGACCGTCATTGCCATCGCGCATCGCCTTTCAACCATCGCCACGCTCGACCGTCTCGTCGTGATGGATGGGGGGCGGATCGTGGAGGAGGGAACCCACGAGGCGCTGATTGCGCGCGGCGGCATTTATGCTGGGCTATGGGCGCGCCAATCCGGCGGTTTTCTGGGGCAAGACGCGAAAAACTGA
- the petA gene encoding ubiquinol-cytochrome c reductase iron-sulfur subunit, producing the protein MSAHDTAEPTRRDFLYIATGMAGVVGVGGLAWPFIDQMRPDASTLAAASIEVDVSSLAEGASLTVKWRGKPVFIRNRTAKEVEESKTTALGDLKDPNARNANLPTDAEATDLARSAGEGKENWLVMIGVCTHLGCVPLGESGAFGGWFCPCHGSTYDTAGRIRSGPAPENMHIPQYAFTSDTVIRIG; encoded by the coding sequence GTGAGCGCACACGACACGGCTGAGCCGACACGGCGTGATTTTTTGTATATTGCGACGGGAATGGCCGGTGTCGTCGGAGTTGGCGGACTGGCTTGGCCGTTTATCGACCAGATGCGTCCGGACGCTTCGACACTCGCGGCAGCGTCTATCGAAGTTGACGTTTCTTCCCTTGCGGAAGGCGCGTCCCTGACCGTCAAATGGCGTGGTAAGCCGGTTTTTATCCGCAATCGTACCGCCAAGGAAGTGGAAGAGAGCAAAACGACCGCACTTGGTGATCTGAAAGATCCCAATGCGCGTAATGCCAATCTTCCAACGGATGCGGAAGCAACCGACCTTGCCCGCTCTGCGGGCGAGGGGAAGGAAAACTGGCTCGTGATGATCGGGGTCTGCACGCATCTTGGTTGTGTGCCGCTCGGTGAATCCGGTGCCTTTGGCGGCTGGTTCTGCCCTTGCCATGGCTCGACCTATGATACTGCTGGCCGCATCCGCAGCGGCCCGGCACCGGAAAACATGCACATCCCGCAATATGCGTTTACTTCCGATACGGTCATCAGGATCGGCTAA
- a CDS encoding cytochrome b, which yields MSGGHSTYTPKTGIEKWVDERLPLPRLVYDSFVAYPTPRNLNYMYTFGGILSFMLIAQILTGVVLAMHYAADTALAFNSVEKIMRDVNSGWLLRYMHANGASFFFIAVYLHIARGLYYGSYKAPRELLWILGVVIFLLMMATAFMGYVLPWGQMSFWGATVITGFFTAFPVIGEPIQQLLLGGFAVDNPTLNRFFSLHYLLPFMIAGVVILHVWALHVTGQTNPTGIEVKSKTDTLPFTPYATIKDAFGALVFFVFFAYFIFYLPNFLGHPDNYIPADSLKTPAHIVPEWYFLPFYAMLRAITFNIGPIDSKLGGVLTMFGSIAILFFVPWFDTSKVRSAVYRPWFKLFFWLFVINAIFLGWLGSRPAEGSYVFMAQMGTLYYFAFFLIIMPVVGLIETPKRLPNSITEAVLAKGEGKAEIAPVEISAETKG from the coding sequence ATGAGTGGTGGACACTCCACATACACGCCGAAGACCGGCATCGAGAAATGGGTGGACGAACGGCTTCCTTTGCCGCGCCTCGTCTACGATTCCTTTGTAGCCTATCCGACGCCGCGCAACCTGAACTATATGTACACCTTCGGCGGCATTCTGAGCTTCATGCTCATTGCGCAGATCCTCACAGGTGTCGTGCTGGCCATGCATTATGCCGCCGACACGGCCCTCGCATTCAATTCCGTCGAAAAGATCATGCGCGATGTCAACTCCGGCTGGCTTCTGCGCTACATGCACGCCAACGGCGCATCCTTCTTCTTCATCGCCGTTTATCTCCACATTGCCCGCGGTCTCTACTATGGCTCCTATAAGGCGCCGCGCGAACTTCTGTGGATCCTGGGCGTGGTGATCTTCCTTCTCATGATGGCGACCGCTTTCATGGGTTATGTGCTTCCATGGGGGCAGATGTCCTTCTGGGGCGCGACGGTCATCACCGGCTTCTTCACGGCTTTCCCGGTTATCGGCGAGCCGATCCAGCAGCTTCTGCTCGGCGGTTTCGCGGTTGATAATCCAACGCTCAACCGCTTCTTCTCGCTGCACTATCTGCTGCCGTTCATGATTGCCGGTGTGGTCATCCTGCACGTCTGGGCGTTGCATGTAACGGGCCAGACCAATCCGACCGGCATTGAAGTGAAATCCAAGACCGACACGCTGCCGTTCACGCCTTATGCGACTATCAAGGATGCTTTCGGCGCGCTCGTCTTCTTCGTGTTCTTCGCCTATTTCATCTTCTATCTGCCGAACTTCCTCGGCCACCCGGATAACTATATCCCGGCCGATTCCCTCAAGACGCCTGCTCACATCGTTCCCGAATGGTACTTCCTGCCGTTCTACGCGATGCTGCGCGCCATCACCTTCAACATCGGCCCGATCGACTCGAAGCTTGGCGGCGTTCTGACCATGTTCGGTTCGATCGCGATCCTGTTCTTCGTGCCGTGGTTCGATACGTCAAAGGTGCGTTCGGCAGTCTATCGCCCGTGGTTCAAGCTGTTCTTCTGGCTGTTCGTCATCAACGCCATCTTCCTCGGCTGGCTGGGTTCGCGCCCGGCGGAAGGCTCCTATGTCTTCATGGCGCAGATGGGCACGCTCTATTACTTTGCTTTCTTCCTCATCATCATGCCGGTCGTCGGCCTGATTGAAACGCCAAAGCGCCTGCCGAACTCGATCACCGAGGCGGTTCTGGCAAAGGGTGAAGGCAAGGCTGAGATTGCCCCCGTGGAAATCTCTGCGGAAACCAAGGGCTGA
- a CDS encoding cytochrome c1: MKNILKNFAAFGIAPLVALGLSMGGALAAEGANPAEPDHFPIHHPKQESWSFAGPFGTYDKGQLQRGLKVYKEVCSACHSMNLVAFRTLEGLGYSPEQVKALAAEYEVEDGPNADGEMFTRAALPTDHFPAPYPNANAAAAANNGAAPPDLSLIAKARSVERGFPQFIFDIFTQYAEGGPDYIHSLLTGFDEQPPAGMQIAEGTHYNPYFISAKALAMAKPLSDEQVTYEDGTPETVDQYARDVSAFLMWAAEPHLEDRKKTGFRVIVFLVLFAGLVYIAKRSIWSDVKH; the protein is encoded by the coding sequence ATGAAAAACATCCTCAAGAACTTCGCTGCCTTCGGTATCGCTCCGCTGGTCGCGCTTGGGTTGTCGATGGGCGGTGCTCTTGCAGCAGAAGGCGCTAACCCCGCCGAGCCGGATCATTTCCCGATCCACCATCCGAAGCAGGAAAGCTGGAGCTTTGCCGGTCCATTCGGCACCTATGACAAGGGGCAGCTTCAGCGCGGTCTCAAGGTTTATAAGGAAGTCTGCTCGGCCTGCCATTCGATGAACCTCGTGGCATTCCGCACGCTGGAAGGCCTTGGTTATTCGCCGGAACAGGTCAAGGCTCTGGCGGCGGAATATGAAGTCGAAGACGGCCCGAATGCGGATGGCGAAATGTTCACCCGCGCCGCGCTTCCGACGGATCATTTCCCGGCGCCATATCCCAACGCCAACGCTGCTGCAGCGGCTAATAATGGAGCGGCTCCGCCGGATCTCTCCCTTATCGCCAAGGCGCGTTCGGTGGAGCGTGGCTTCCCGCAGTTCATTTTCGACATATTCACGCAATATGCCGAAGGCGGACCGGATTATATCCATTCGCTTTTGACCGGCTTCGATGAGCAGCCGCCCGCAGGCATGCAGATTGCCGAAGGTACGCACTACAATCCGTACTTCATCTCGGCAAAGGCGCTTGCCATGGCCAAGCCGCTTAGCGATGAACAGGTCACCTATGAAGATGGCACACCGGAAACAGTGGATCAGTATGCGCGTGACGTCTCGGCTTTCCTGATGTGGGCCGCTGAGCCGCATCTGGAAGACCGCAAGAAGACCGGCTTCCGGGTCATTGTCTTCCTGGTTCTCTTCGCGGGGCTTGTTTACATTGCCAAGCGTTCGATCTGGTCGGATGTGAAGCACTAA
- a CDS encoding adenine phosphoribosyltransferase translates to MESGFKVTLKDAIRTIPDYPKPGVQFRDVTTLMGNAQAFRRAVDELVYPYAGNRIDKVAGIEARGFILGGAIAHQLSAGFVPIRKKGKLPRDTVRIAYSLEYGVDEMEMHRDAIEKGERVVLVDDLIATGGTAEAAAKLLLQMGAEIVAACFIIDLPDLGGRKKLEALGLPVRTLVAFEGD, encoded by the coding sequence ATGGAATCCGGGTTTAAGGTCACCTTGAAGGATGCGATCAGAACCATTCCGGATTATCCGAAACCCGGCGTTCAATTCCGCGACGTCACCACGCTCATGGGCAATGCGCAGGCCTTTCGCCGCGCCGTCGATGAACTGGTCTATCCCTATGCGGGTAACAGGATTGACAAGGTGGCGGGGATCGAGGCGCGCGGTTTTATTCTTGGCGGTGCAATTGCTCACCAGCTTTCGGCGGGCTTCGTGCCAATCCGCAAGAAGGGCAAGCTGCCGCGCGATACGGTGCGCATCGCATACAGTCTTGAATATGGCGTCGATGAAATGGAAATGCATCGTGACGCCATTGAAAAGGGTGAGCGGGTCGTTCTCGTGGATGATCTGATTGCAACGGGTGGAACGGCGGAAGCTGCTGCCAAGCTTCTGCTCCAGATGGGAGCGGAAATTGTTGCCGCCTGCTTTATCATTGACCTGCCGGACTTAGGCGGGCGAAAGAAGCTGGAGGCGCTTGGCCTGCCGGTGCGCACCCTTGTCGCGTTTGAAGGCGATTGA
- a CDS encoding MaoC family dehydratase — translation MSFIEENIGKERVLGTYTFTAEEIIAFARKYDPQPFHIDEEAAKNSLFGGLCASGWHTTAIFMKLNVASMVQASRETVQRGETPPTFGPSPGFENLKWPKPVFAGDTITYKRVVHAIRPLASRPGWSMLTMTTRAHNQHGEEVLSFDNAAMVKLPPKATA, via the coding sequence ATGAGCTTCATCGAAGAGAATATCGGCAAGGAACGGGTTCTCGGCACCTACACCTTTACCGCTGAGGAAATCATCGCTTTCGCCCGCAAATATGATCCGCAACCCTTCCATATCGACGAGGAGGCTGCAAAGAACAGTCTCTTCGGCGGGCTTTGCGCTTCGGGCTGGCATACCACGGCAATCTTCATGAAACTCAATGTTGCCTCCATGGTGCAGGCGAGCAGAGAAACGGTGCAACGGGGCGAAACGCCGCCGACCTTTGGCCCCTCACCGGGATTCGAGAACCTGAAATGGCCGAAGCCGGTCTTTGCCGGGGATACGATCACCTACAAGCGCGTGGTCCATGCCATCCGTCCGCTCGCGTCACGCCCCGGCTGGTCGATGCTGACCATGACCACAAGAGCCCATAACCAGCACGGCGAGGAAGTCTTGTCCTTCGACAATGCGGCCATGGTGAAACTGCCGCCGAAAGCAACGGCCTGA
- a CDS encoding MaoC family dehydratase, which produces MSKPQPQYAYEDMEPGMTLPFGPRTISKEEIIEFASQFDPQPFHLDEEAGKASVLGGLAASGWQTASLIMRMVCDAYLIDSTSQGGPSVEFTRWRRPVLAGDTLSGITTIKDKRISRSRPSIGFVTLHHELFNQRGETVCEMQHPCMMLLREYATAMGNAAGRGSL; this is translated from the coding sequence GTGAGCAAGCCTCAGCCACAATATGCTTACGAGGATATGGAACCGGGAATGACCCTTCCCTTCGGTCCTCGTACGATCAGCAAGGAAGAAATCATCGAATTTGCGAGCCAGTTCGATCCGCAGCCCTTCCATCTGGATGAGGAAGCGGGCAAGGCAAGCGTGCTGGGCGGGCTTGCTGCATCGGGCTGGCAAACCGCATCTCTCATCATGCGCATGGTCTGCGACGCCTATCTCATCGATTCCACATCACAGGGCGGCCCCAGCGTCGAATTCACGCGCTGGAGGCGTCCCGTTCTGGCGGGCGACACGCTGAGCGGCATCACGACCATCAAGGACAAGCGCATTTCCAGATCGCGCCCCTCTATCGGCTTCGTCACCTTGCATCACGAGTTGTTCAATCAGCGCGGAGAAACCGTCTGTGAAATGCAGCATCCCTGCATGATGCTGCTCCGCGAATACGCAACAGCTATGGGAAATGCTGCGGGGAGAGGTTCGCTATGA
- the ychF gene encoding redox-regulated ATPase YchF, with protein MGFKCGIVGLPNVGKSTLFNALTKTAAAQAANYPFCTIEPNTGEVAVPDPRQNEIARIAGSKEIIPTRINFVDIAGLVRGASKGEGLGNQFLANIREVDAIVHVLRCFEDDDITHVEGRIDPVSDAQTVETELMLSDLESIERRIVQIRKRATGKDKEALAILPVMEKALELLQNGQPVRLMLKDISPEDLLTLKGLNLLTSKPVLYVCNVAEGDATNGNAFSAAVDKMAEEQGAQTVIISAAIEAEVAQLPDEEAGEYLESMGLEEPGLDRLIRAGYKLLDLITYFTAGPKETRAWTIKRGTKAPAAAGVIHTDFERGFIRAQTIAYEDYVKYNGELGAKEAGKARDEGKEYIVHDGDVMLFRFNT; from the coding sequence ATGGGTTTCAAATGCGGCATCGTCGGTCTGCCAAATGTTGGCAAGTCGACGCTTTTCAACGCGCTGACCAAGACGGCCGCCGCACAGGCCGCAAATTATCCGTTCTGCACCATTGAGCCGAACACCGGCGAAGTGGCCGTTCCAGATCCGCGCCAGAACGAAATTGCGCGTATTGCCGGCTCGAAGGAAATCATCCCGACCCGTATCAACTTCGTCGATATTGCCGGCCTCGTGCGCGGCGCATCGAAAGGCGAAGGTCTCGGTAACCAGTTCCTCGCCAATATCCGCGAAGTCGATGCCATCGTGCATGTGCTGCGCTGCTTCGAGGACGACGACATCACCCATGTCGAAGGCCGCATCGATCCGGTATCGGACGCCCAGACCGTTGAAACCGAACTTATGCTGTCGGACCTCGAAAGCATTGAGCGCCGCATCGTGCAGATCCGCAAGCGCGCGACAGGCAAGGACAAGGAGGCGCTTGCCATCCTGCCAGTGATGGAAAAGGCGCTGGAACTGCTTCAGAACGGCCAGCCGGTTCGCCTGATGCTGAAGGATATTTCACCGGAAGACCTGCTGACACTGAAGGGCCTGAACCTTCTCACCTCCAAGCCGGTGCTCTATGTGTGCAACGTTGCCGAAGGTGACGCGACAAACGGCAATGCGTTCAGCGCCGCTGTCGACAAGATGGCCGAAGAACAGGGCGCGCAGACGGTTATCATTTCCGCCGCCATCGAGGCCGAAGTCGCGCAGCTTCCCGATGAGGAAGCCGGGGAATATCTGGAAAGCATGGGGCTGGAAGAACCGGGCCTCGACCGCCTGATCCGCGCGGGCTACAAGCTTCTCGACCTCATCACCTATTTCACCGCAGGCCCGAAGGAAACCCGCGCCTGGACCATCAAGCGCGGCACCAAGGCGCCAGCCGCAGCAGGCGTGATCCACACCGATTTCGAGCGCGGCTTCATCCGCGCCCAGACCATCGCCTATGAAGACTATGTCAAATATAATGGCGAACTGGGTGCCAAGGAGGCCGGCAAGGCTCGCGACGAAGGCAAGGAATACATCGTCCATGACGGCGATGTGATGCTGTTCCGCTTCAATACCTGA
- the pth gene encoding aminoacyl-tRNA hydrolase, which produces MLLIAGLGNPGPQYAHNRHNIGFMAADEIFRRHRFSNWQKKFQAEIADGVIDGEKVLLVKPQTFMNLSGQSIGEAMRFYKLTPADLVVIYDELDLVPGKLRIKTGGGSGGHNGIKSIDAHMQSFPGGQNYRRMRLGIGHPGAKELVHNYVLGDFAKADNEWLDTLMGAVADNVAMLARREDNSFMNRIALAMGDGNQRPGGVKTDPAQLEKAPPKAQSHIRQARQNQKKPNIPESGPMAEMLKKLLGKKD; this is translated from the coding sequence ATGCTGCTCATCGCAGGTCTTGGCAATCCGGGTCCCCAATATGCGCATAACCGGCACAATATCGGTTTCATGGCGGCGGATGAAATATTCCGCCGCCATCGCTTTTCCAACTGGCAGAAGAAATTTCAGGCAGAGATCGCCGATGGCGTGATCGACGGCGAGAAAGTGTTGCTGGTCAAACCGCAGACTTTCATGAACCTTTCCGGCCAGTCTATCGGCGAGGCCATGCGCTTCTACAAGCTGACGCCTGCCGATCTCGTCGTGATCTATGATGAACTGGACCTCGTTCCGGGCAAGCTGCGCATCAAGACCGGCGGCGGTTCCGGCGGCCATAACGGCATCAAATCCATCGACGCACATATGCAGTCCTTCCCCGGCGGACAGAATTATCGCCGCATGCGGCTTGGCATCGGCCATCCCGGCGCGAAGGAACTCGTGCATAATTATGTTCTGGGCGATTTCGCCAAGGCCGACAATGAATGGCTGGATACGCTTATGGGCGCCGTCGCCGACAATGTCGCCATGCTTGCCAGACGCGAGGATAACAGCTTCATGAACCGCATTGCACTCGCCATGGGCGACGGCAATCAGCGGCCAGGCGGCGTCAAGACAGATCCCGCGCAATTGGAGAAGGCTCCGCCAAAGGCCCAGAGCCATATTCGTCAGGCGCGCCAGAACCAGAAAAAGCCCAATATTCCCGAAAGCGGCCCGATGGCTGAAATGCTGAAAAAGCTGCTGGGGAAGAAGGATTAA
- a CDS encoding 50S ribosomal protein L25/general stress protein Ctc produces MSETYVLKADLRTRVGKGSSRELRRNGQIPAVIYGDKQEPLAIAVSYKEIFYKIHGGGFKTTVATIEVDGKKIQVLPKDYQLDPVRDFPQHVDFLRVSAKSVVHVNVPVHFKNEEAAPGIKRGGVLNVVRHDVELIVPANAIPEALEIDLSGLEIGDSVHISAVKLPKGATPAIQDRDFTIATIAAPAGLKSEENAEGAAEEAKDGE; encoded by the coding sequence ATGAGCGAGACTTACGTGCTCAAGGCCGATCTGCGTACCCGGGTTGGTAAGGGGTCCTCCCGCGAACTGCGTCGCAACGGCCAGATTCCTGCAGTCATCTATGGCGACAAGCAGGAGCCCCTCGCAATCGCCGTCTCCTACAAGGAGATTTTCTACAAGATCCATGGCGGTGGCTTCAAGACCACGGTTGCCACGATCGAAGTGGACGGCAAGAAGATTCAGGTCCTCCCGAAGGACTACCAGCTTGATCCGGTCCGTGACTTCCCGCAACATGTCGACTTCCTGCGCGTTTCCGCGAAGTCGGTCGTCCACGTGAATGTTCCGGTTCACTTCAAGAACGAAGAAGCAGCGCCCGGCATCAAGCGCGGCGGCGTGCTGAACGTGGTTCGTCACGATGTCGAACTGATCGTTCCGGCCAATGCAATTCCCGAAGCACTCGAAATCGACCTGAGCGGCCTTGAAATCGGTGACTCGGTTCATATTTCGGCTGTCAAGCTGCCGAAGGGCGCAACGCCTGCCATCCAGGACCGCGACTTCACCATCGCGACCATTGCTGCGCCTGCCGGCCTGAAGTCGGAAGAAAACGCAGAAGGCGCTGCGGAAGAAGCCAAGGACGGCGAATAA
- a CDS encoding ATP-binding protein, with product MQVGIDMGIAVGGSASAAALGGGKQAMLDLEELLATRLLVQGNSGSGKSHLLRRLLEQSAQWVQQCIVDPEGDFVTLADMYGHVVVDAARTEAELTRIAGRIRQHRVSVVLNLEGLDVEQQMRSAAAFLGGLFDAERDYWYPMLVVVDEAQLFAPAAAGEVSDEARKLSLGAMTNLMCRGRKRGLAGVIATQRLAKLAKNVAAEASNFLMGRTFLDIDMARAADLLGMERRQAEMFRDLQRGHFVALGPALSRRPLPIKIGKVETSARSSSPKLMPLPDTPEDARDLIFTPAPEEIRTVARRTPPPPPPPSTAEILAQVAKPKPEAEPVEAPLFPGIVEAEREELLEKVMREIVDDPEASFRSVAVLYQDFLVRCRIHRVPGEPLALPAFRRRLAVAQASIESDVANGETWQQALALSESLTDDVQGVFLIVAQAAVTGAPCPSDAALARAYGTHSFSRARRLLAYFEERGLLVVRNDFKGMRIVNFPDLGCETAPGDPNAPDDQADMGNAAE from the coding sequence ATGCAGGTCGGTATCGACATGGGTATCGCTGTTGGAGGTTCTGCCTCGGCAGCGGCGCTTGGCGGTGGCAAGCAGGCCATGCTTGATCTTGAAGAGCTTCTCGCCACACGTTTGCTCGTGCAGGGTAATTCTGGTTCCGGCAAATCGCACCTTCTGCGCCGCCTGCTGGAACAGAGCGCGCAATGGGTGCAGCAGTGCATCGTCGATCCTGAAGGCGATTTCGTCACGCTGGCCGATATGTATGGCCATGTGGTCGTCGATGCTGCGCGCACCGAAGCTGAACTGACCCGCATTGCCGGACGCATCCGCCAGCATCGCGTTTCAGTCGTGCTCAATCTTGAAGGGCTGGATGTGGAGCAGCAGATGCGCTCGGCTGCGGCTTTCCTTGGTGGGCTTTTCGATGCGGAGCGCGATTACTGGTATCCGATGCTCGTCGTCGTGGATGAGGCGCAGCTTTTTGCGCCTGCCGCAGCCGGTGAAGTGTCCGACGAAGCGCGCAAGCTTTCGCTTGGCGCCATGACCAACCTTATGTGCCGTGGCCGCAAGCGCGGGCTTGCCGGTGTCATTGCCACGCAGCGGCTGGCCAAACTTGCCAAGAATGTCGCCGCCGAAGCCTCCAACTTCCTGATGGGGCGTACCTTTCTCGATATCGACATGGCGCGCGCCGCTGACCTTCTCGGCATGGAGCGCCGCCAGGCGGAAATGTTCCGCGATCTCCAGCGCGGACATTTCGTGGCGCTTGGCCCTGCCTTGTCGCGCCGCCCGCTGCCGATCAAGATCGGCAAGGTGGAAACATCGGCGCGGTCGTCATCGCCGAAACTGATGCCGCTTCCCGATACGCCCGAAGATGCGCGCGATCTGATTTTCACGCCTGCTCCGGAAGAGATCCGGACCGTGGCGCGCCGTACGCCGCCCCCACCGCCGCCGCCCTCGACGGCGGAAATTCTGGCGCAGGTGGCAAAGCCGAAGCCGGAGGCGGAGCCGGTCGAAGCGCCGCTGTTCCCCGGCATCGTGGAAGCCGAACGCGAGGAGCTTCTGGAAAAGGTCATGCGCGAGATCGTGGACGATCCCGAAGCCTCGTTCCGCTCGGTTGCGGTTCTCTATCAGGATTTTCTGGTGCGCTGCCGCATTCATCGTGTTCCGGGCGAACCGCTTGCTCTGCCTGCTTTCCGGCGTCGGCTGGCCGTGGCACAGGCCAGCATTGAAAGCGACGTGGCGAACGGCGAGACATGGCAGCAGGCGCTTGCCCTGTCGGAAAGCCTGACCGATGATGTGCAGGGCGTATTCCTGATCGTCGCGCAAGCCGCGGTGACGGGCGCGCCTTGCCCTTCCGATGCGGCCCTTGCGCGCGCCTATGGTACGCATTCGTTCAGTCGGGCACGGCGCCTGCTGGCCTATTTCGAGGAGCGCGGGCTTCTGGTCGTGCGCAATGATTTCAAGGGAATGCGGATCGTCAATTTTCCCGATCTTGGCTGCGAAACTGCGCCGGGTGACCCGAATGCGCCTGACGATCAGGCGGACATGGGCAACGCGGCCGAGTAA